One Pullulanibacillus sp. KACC 23026 DNA segment encodes these proteins:
- a CDS encoding DsrE/DsrF/DrsH-like family protein, whose product MTKVAIIAANGGLFDAYKVFNIATAAAASDAEVGIFFTFEGLNLIHKEAHKNLPVPAGREHFIEGFKQSNVPSIEELLEMAKDLGVKLIGCQMTMDVMKLDQDQFIEGIEVGGAATFIEFAKDANITLSF is encoded by the coding sequence ATGACAAAAGTAGCGATTATTGCAGCAAACGGTGGATTATTTGATGCTTATAAGGTATTTAATATCGCAACAGCTGCCGCAGCATCAGATGCAGAAGTAGGGATTTTCTTTACATTTGAAGGACTTAACCTTATTCATAAAGAAGCGCATAAAAATCTCCCAGTACCAGCAGGCAGAGAGCATTTTATTGAAGGATTTAAACAATCGAACGTCCCCTCTATTGAAGAATTATTAGAGATGGCGAAGGACCTGGGTGTCAAATTAATTGGGTGTCAAATGACAATGGATGTCATGAAGCTTGATCAAGATCAATTTATTGAAGGTATTGAAGTAGGCGGTGCGGCAACATTTATTGAATTTGCGAAGGATGCCAATATTACACTATCCTTCTAA